The sequence AGAAACTGTTCGCCGAGATCGTGCTGGCCACCACCGACCGGCTCGACACCACGATCGACCTGCTGGCCGACATCCCGATCGACGCTTCCAACCTGGAAGAGAGCCTGACGCGACTCGCCCGCCAGTTCCTGACCACCCTCACCCACCCTCAGGTCATTCAGCTGCGGCGCCTGATCATCGCCAATGCCGACGTCTTTCCCGACCTGGGCGCCGAGTGGTACGAGCGGGGCTTCGAACGAGGGCTCGCCACGCTGGCGGCGACCTTCCAGCGCCTGGCTGACCAGGGGCTGCTCCGTATCGACGACGCCCTCCTGGCCGCGAACCACTTCTCCGGCCTGCTGCTGTGGATTCCGGTGAACAAGGCCATGTTCACCGGCCGGTCCCAGGACGCCGAGGCCGACCTCGACCGCTACGCCGCCGCCGGCGCCCGCGTCTTCCTCGCCGCCTACCACTGCTGATCTTTAATTCGTGATATTCGGTGATCATGTGAATGGTCGGGTTGCTGCAGTATGTCCAGGTCATGCGGTATGCGCAAGGCAGTGGGCTGACCACCGCCCAACGAGCCAAGCGTGAGCAGGTACGGCTGTGCGCGGCCGAACTGTTCGCCCGTGACTACACCGACACCGAAGTCGCCAAAGAACTACGGGGCACCCGGATGTCGGCCAATCGGTGGCGCCGGGCCTGGATCCGCGGCGGTGGCGCGGCCCTGGTCTCCAAAGGCCCGGCGTCGCTGCCCCGGCTGAGTGATGCGCAGTTCACTCGGCTGGAGGCCGCGCTGCTGCAGGAGCCGGCCGCGCACGGCTGGGACGACCAGTGCTGGACGCTGTCGCGCATCCGGCGGGTGATCGGCCGGATGTTCCACCCGTCGTACTCCCTGCCGGGGGGTGTGGAAGCTGCTGCAGCGGCACGGCTGGTCGTGTCAGGTGCCCTCCCGCCGGGCGAGCGAGCGGGACGAGGGGGCGATCGCGGCATGGAAGGCGGAGGTGTGGCCGCTGGTGGAACCACCGCGGCGGACCTGGGCGCGTGGGTCTGCTTCGAAGACGAGTGCGGCCCGACGATGAGACCACCGGTGGCCCGCACCTGGGGACGGCGCGGGGCGACGCCGGTGGTGAAGGTGCCGGGCCGCCGTGAGGG comes from Streptosporangium roseum DSM 43021 and encodes:
- a CDS encoding TetR/AcrR family transcriptional regulator, producing the protein MDSRSARKHEVILKAATSAFLDKGYPGTSMDDIAKLAAVSKQTVYKHFADKEKLFAEIVLATTDRLDTTIDLLADIPIDASNLEESLTRLARQFLTTLTHPQVIQLRRLIIANADVFPDLGAEWYERGFERGLATLAATFQRLADQGLLRIDDALLAANHFSGLLLWIPVNKAMFTGRSQDAEADLDRYAAAGARVFLAAYHC